Proteins from a single region of Primulina tabacum isolate GXHZ01 chromosome 5, ASM2559414v2, whole genome shotgun sequence:
- the LOC142546082 gene encoding LOW QUALITY PROTEIN: tetraspanin-2-like (The sequence of the model RefSeq protein was modified relative to this genomic sequence to represent the inferred CDS: inserted 2 bases in 1 codon; deleted 1 base in 1 codon) — MALSNNITAILNFVALMCSIPIIASGIWLASKPDNECIHWLRWPLIFIGIAFLLVSLTGFVGAYXGRKGLLGVYLVCMAILIVVLLVLIVLAFVATRPDGAYSVPGAGFQEYRLDGFSSWLRDHVTGNDNWGKIRACLEDNQTCRKLAQKYVSAADFFAAHLSPIESGCCKPPMVCGFQYSNPITWIGPSNAPAAADCTIWNNDPSQLCYNCDSCKAGLLGNLRHEWRKVNIILIITVVVLIWVYLIACSAYKNAQTEELFRRYKQGWV; from the exons ATGGCATTGAGCAACAACATAACAGCAATCTTGAACTTCGTGGCCTTGATGTGCTCGATCCCGATAATCGCCTCCGGCATATGGCTGGCCTCCAAGCCGGACAACGAGTGCATCCACTGGCTCCGGTGGCCTCTGATCTTCATCGGGATCGCGTTCTTGCTGGTGTCCCTCACCGGGTTCGTGGGGGCGTA TGGAAGAAAGGGGCTTCTGGGCGTGTACTTGGTGTGCATGGCTATACTTATTGTGGTGCTTCTCGTGCTGATTGTGCTGGCTTTCGTTGCCACGCGCCCCGACGGCGCGTACTCTGTGCCCGGGGCGGGGTTCCAAGAGTACAGGCTGGATGGCTTCTCGTCTTGGCTGAGGGATCATGTTACGGGGAACGATAACTGGGGGAAGATAAGGGCTTGTTTGGAGGATAACCAAACATGCCGTAAGCTAGCCCAGAAATATGTTTCTGCAGCTGATTTCTTCGCTGCCCATCTCTCTCCTATTgag TCAGGGTGCTGTAAGCCTCCAATGGTTTGCGGGTTCCAATACTCGAACCCCATAACGTGGATTGGGCCATCGAACGCGCCTGCAGCAGCCGACTGCACTATTTGGAACAATGATCCCAGCCAATTGTGCTACAACTGTGATTCTTGCAAAGCTGGTTTGCTAGGGAACTTGAGACATGAATGGAGGAAAGTGAACATTATACTAATAATCACAGTGGTGGTTCTCATCTGGGTT TATCTCATAGCTTGCAGCGCATACAAGAATGCTCAAACCGAAGAACTTTTTCGCCGATACAAACAGGGATGGGTTTAA
- the LOC142546084 gene encoding uncharacterized protein LOC142546084: protein MECWVPFFDFSIFLNSPGPETETSTWLQKSFNPSSNTTSISTSSFISLLMKPAEVNFSVSSTPNREKRVMWIQTLPDLVQARVLLFLAYDYQRLCNKDLCRIARIMSVEGKYLYFWVKKAEEKLLDLVSVSNYRWLSDLNLDSEEEHVENECQSVPDSLRERKRDLDEVAEELMWREWPLMSLYMLFLRMWQNRCR from the exons ATGGAGTGTTGGGTTCCATTTTTCGACTTTTCGATTTTCTTGAACTCCCCAGGCCCCGAGACTGAGACCTCAACATGGCTGCAGAAATCTTTCAACCCTTCATCAAACACTACTTCCATTTCCACTTCCTCTTTCATTTCCTTGCTTATGAAACCGGCAGAAGTTAATTTTTCTGTTTCTTCTACTCCAAATCGAGAGAAAAG GGTCATGTGGATACAAACACTGCCTGATTTAGTTCAGGCCCGAGTACTGTTGTTTCTTGCATATGATTATCAGAGGTTGTGCAATAAGGACTTGTGTAGAATTGCCAGAATTATGTCGGTGGAGGgaaaatatctttatttttgggtgaagaaagCTGAAGAAAAGCTTCTTGACTTGGTGTCTGTGTCTAATTATCGATGGCTTTCTGATTTGAATTTGGATTCTGAAGAAGAACATGTGGAAAACGAGTGTCAATCGGTGCCGGATTCGCTCAGGGAAAGAAAGAGAGATTTGGATGAGGTGGCGGAAGAGTTGATGTGGAGGGAATGGCCATTGATGAGCCTTTATATGCTATTTTTGAGAATGTGGCAAAATCGGTGTCGTTAG
- the LOC142546083 gene encoding 1-aminocyclopropane-1-carboxylate oxidase 1-like, whose product MDIPVIDLNDLDSEKRSETMTLLHEACEKWGFFMVDNHGVDKELMEKVKHLMNLHYKNNMKDEFESLEMAKTLENNGFIKEKDWESTFFIRHRPSSNIHELNCLSRDLRKTMEEYIDQLIKLAEKLSELMCENLGIEKNHIMEAFSGSQGPSVGTKVAIYPQCPRPELIRGLREHSDAGGIILLLQDDQVPGLEFFKDGKWVKIPPSKQNKIFVNIGDQIEILSNGVYKSVTHRIMAMKDGNRLSIATFYNPAGDAIISPAPKLLLPNRICFQDYLNLYMKTKFGDKGFRFQSLKDLVNGHQTVLTTEN is encoded by the exons ATGGATATCCCTGTGATCGACCTTAACGACCTCGACAGTGAGAAGAGAAGCGAAACGATGACACTTCTCCACGAGGCTTGTGAGAAATGGGGTTTCTTTATG GTTGATAACCATGGAGTTGATAAAGAGCTCATGGAGAAAGTGAAGCATTTGATGAATCTGCATTATAAAAACAACATGAAAGACGAATTTGAGAGCCTGGAAATGGCGAAGACATTGGAAAACAATGGATTTATCAAGGAAAAAGATTGGGAAAGCACCTTCTTCATAAGGCATCGCCCGAGTTCTAACATCCATGAGCTTAACTGCCTCTCAAGAGACCTCAG GAAAACAATGGAAGAATACATCGATCAGCTAATTAAGCTGGCAGAAAAGCTTTCAGAGTTGATGTGTGAGAACCTGGGAATAGAGAAGAATCACATTATGGAGGCATTTTCAGGAAGTCAAGGTCCTTCTGTGGGAACAAAAGTGGCAATATACCCTCAATGTCCACGCCCTGAACTTATTAGAGGCCTTCGAGAGCATTCAGATGCTGGGGGTATCATTCTCTTGCTCCAAGACGATCAAGTCCCAGGCCTCGAGTTCTTCAAAGATGGGAAATGGGTGAAAATCCCACCTTCCAAGCAGAATAAGATATTTGTTAATATTGGTGATCAGATCGAAATATTAAGCAATGGAGTATACAAGAGTGTTACACATCGCATTATGGCCATGAAGGATGGTAACCGGCTCTCCATTGCCACCTTCTACAACCCCGCAGGAGATGCAATAATTTCTCCCGCACCGAAGCTATTACTTCCCAATCGCATCTGCTTCCAAGATTATCTGAATCTTTATATGAAAACAAAGTTTGGAGATAAGGGTTTTCGGTTTCAGTCCCTGAAGGATTTGGTCAATGGGCATCAAACCGTTCTTACGACAGAGAACTGA
- the LOC142546086 gene encoding transcription factor MYBS3-like isoform X1, with translation MGRKCSHCGNIGHNSRTCNTSSKVPVGGVRLFGVQIDISSASSIPIKKSLSLDCLSSTSPLSPSPSTSLSSSMFSINENSDKTSAGYQSDGPLDRAPERKKGVPWTEEEHRMFLLGLEKLGKGDWRGISRNFVTTRTPTQVASHAQKYFLRQGSLNKKKRRSSLFDMVGDINLVHQTENDACLETSSSKLSQEFHEGVNPFQMASQKNVIWAYESLNFNSPDADDHLELQLSLSGSAPTTSMGQNESSPSSLLIESIRVI, from the exons ATGGGCAGAAAATGCTCGCATTGTGGGAATATTGGCCACAATTCAAGAACTTGCAACACTTCTTCCAAAGTGCCTGTTGGTGGAGTGAGGCTTTTTGGTGTCCAAATTGACATCTCCTCCGCCTCTTCAATTCCCATCAAGAAAAGCCTTAGTTTGGATTGCTTATCCTCCACATCACCCTTATCTCCATCTCCTTCAACTTCCTTATCTTCGTCCATGTTTTCGATTAATGAAAACTCCGATAAGACATCCGCTGGCTACCAATCTGATGGCCCGTTAGACCGAGCTCCCGAAAGAAAGAAAG GAGTTCCATGGACAGAAGAGGAGCATCGCATGTTCCTACTCGGACTCGAAAAGCTCGGGAAAGGAGATTGGAGAGGGATTTCAAGAAATTTTGTGACTACTAGGACTCCAACTCAAGTTGCAAGCCATGCTCAGAAGTATTTTCTCCGACAGGGCAGCCTCAACAAGAAAAAACGACGCTCTAGCCTCTTCGATATG GTTGGAGACATCAATCTAGTGCATCAAACTGAAAATGATGCTTGTTTGGAGACTTCTTCTTCGAAATTGAGCCAAGAATTTCATGAAGGCGTGAATCCATTTCAGATGGCCTCCCAAAAAAATGTCATTTGGGCTTATGAATCTCTCAACTTCAACTCTCCTGATGCAGATGATCATCTTGAGTTACAGCTTTCACTTTCAGGCTCAGCTCCAACTACTTCAATGGGGCAGAACGAATCTTCGCCTTCATCGCTTTTAATAGAATCGATTCGGGTTATTTGA
- the LOC142546086 gene encoding transcription factor MYBS3-like isoform X2, whose product MGRKCSHCGNIGHNSRTCNTSSKVPVGGVRLFGVQIDISSASSIPIKKSLSLDCLSSTSPLSPSPSTSLSSSMFSINENSDKTSAGYQSDGPLDRAPERKKGVPWTEEEHRMFLLGLEKLGKGDWRGISRNFVTTRTPTQVASHAQKYFLRQGSLNKKKRRSSLFDMVKRTRNSPLETSI is encoded by the exons ATGGGCAGAAAATGCTCGCATTGTGGGAATATTGGCCACAATTCAAGAACTTGCAACACTTCTTCCAAAGTGCCTGTTGGTGGAGTGAGGCTTTTTGGTGTCCAAATTGACATCTCCTCCGCCTCTTCAATTCCCATCAAGAAAAGCCTTAGTTTGGATTGCTTATCCTCCACATCACCCTTATCTCCATCTCCTTCAACTTCCTTATCTTCGTCCATGTTTTCGATTAATGAAAACTCCGATAAGACATCCGCTGGCTACCAATCTGATGGCCCGTTAGACCGAGCTCCCGAAAGAAAGAAAG GAGTTCCATGGACAGAAGAGGAGCATCGCATGTTCCTACTCGGACTCGAAAAGCTCGGGAAAGGAGATTGGAGAGGGATTTCAAGAAATTTTGTGACTACTAGGACTCCAACTCAAGTTGCAAGCCATGCTCAGAAGTATTTTCTCCGACAGGGCAGCCTCAACAAGAAAAAACGACGCTCTAGCCTCTTCGATATGGTAAAACGAACTCGAAACAGCCC GTTGGAGACATCAATCTAG